DNA from Cottoperca gobio chromosome 4, fCotGob3.1, whole genome shotgun sequence:
taataataataatacaaggaTGTGTCCTGTCTTCTAGGTGTGCCAACACATCCTGCCCATCAATGAGAGACAGGATTGGACCTACAACTGTGTGGAGACCATACTACCCGGCACGTAAAGCTGTACTCCCAACACTCACCTATGCTAGTGATGGGCAAAGTTTATTCATAAAACCAGTGGTTTCATATAGGATACACAACAAATAGAAACTGTTCTATATCCACGGGCAATATGAAAACTATTCACTGTCATTACTGTAGCTAACAAGGTCCAAAAGGAACAATCATTTCAACTTTTAGAAGCTCCGTGTTTAAAGCTtacctgtgtgtttttgtaaagccTCATGTGTCAGACATCAGGAGCTGAGACCCTCTGGCTGCTTGTGTTTCAGAAGCTTAGTGACCCGATGCATCAGAGGTCTTAATGTCAGCAAGGGATGGTCACTGTAGTCATAAAGTACCGTACAACTTGTAGTAGTTGTTACTGCTTTTCTTGTGCCTTTGTATGTgtgacatgtttctgttttgtagAGATTTTCaaaattcactttaaaataatgaacatttgaaatgtatagAGTGCTTAGATCAAGAGTTAAATTGCCAACATGACATTGTATTCATAATATACCCTTTAAATGACGGTGTAggtcatttaaattattttaaaatattattgttttttactatattcatattcattcatCTCCAGGTAGGTTTATGCATCGCCATTTTGGTTCTCCAACAACATTATACAATCACAATCAAATTAAAgaggatttattttcatttgacagtttcacatttgtcttgggtttcttcatatgttttatgttgataaacgtaaaatgtaaatattatcattaaaatatTCCGTAACTGATATCGCTTTGTTTTACTCTTCTGAATGCATCCCTTGATTATGTCACACGTCAACATCTTGTTTAAACAGGAAATGCATGAAAAATGAAGGCAGATGCTCTACAAATGCTGTTCCACTGTGACTTGAGGTCGCTTTGATCAGGCAGGTTCACAGTGTTTGGGTTGCCTTCACTGGAAAGTCACCACAGGAGATTTGTATCCATTGGATAATGGGAAACCTGGATTTCTTTCAGCTCTCCTTAAACAGAGCAAGATCTTTTGATAAACATCTCGTTGGTATCTTTTTCTACAATGACGGCTGAGAATCCATGTTTGTTAGACATTTAGGTGATATATAACAGTTGCTTTTGAAACAATGGTTATAAGTAACCTAGACGTCTAAAGAATCATCTTCATGTATTTTGTACTTACAGTCTGTTTCAGCCTGCATGTTACTGTGTAGCTAACGGCCACTACTCCTCTCTATACTCTTAATACAATATGGTGCTGTGGGGTTGGCAATGAAATGCATTCCTTTGCATTGCGCTCAGGTCTAAACTTTATTTGCCCTTGGCCTTTCCAGTTGAGTGCAGTTTTGACCTCCTATTTATATCTCAGGCCATTATTTGCCCTTTGACTTTCTCTGCTGAAACAGTAGAGCCAGCTAACTAAATGTCACATGACATATGAGATGTATTTAATGCCCTGAGCCCCTGTGTGCTCTTCCTTTCCCAACACAGAAGTTTAGTAAGACTTGACTGCATCATTATGTAGTGGGcttttatgaaacatttaagaaatgttcatgctgttattttgttttggaatttttttaatttcagtttcatgattttgaaaattaaaatagttgtcTAATAAAATAGATTTGCCAATAAATCAAAAGTAATAATGGCGACAAAGAATAAATCATCTGCAATAATGTGAAGATGATTTTATGCTCCTAAGGCTATTGAGAGATACAATCATATGCATATGTACATACAGCTACATATCCTGGTGGAAGAAAAACCtccacacatatacacaccaaCACCCCTTTCATGGTGACAGGTCTGAGGATAAACTTTGTTCTGCGTATGATCAAACACACTGTGATGCAACAGGCAAACAACAGTGGCCTGAAGTGGACTATTTCACAATATTTGACCTGAGAAATTCACCCTTTCATCTCAAATAGAGTGGTATATCACAATatcttatttatgtttatatctATTTGTGAGGGTAGctttctgattttttttaattgtattgacTTATTAGagaattattatttgatttactTTCTATACAGATTTTCGAGCTGGTGTAAAGTTTTACATTGAGGTATGAGCCAATGTTGACCTTTCATGTGCATGGGACTTGACCTTTAGAGTACAAAGGTATGCTCAAACATGAGTAAATGTGAAGTTTAATAGATCCTTAATTGGGAAACAAGAATTGAAGTTGGATCGTCCATTTGCACGATCAGGGACAAAGCTACCATTGAAGACATTgtcttgtattttctttctttttagttttgtgAAAACTCTAACATTTTGAAACCTGGGAAGACTTCTACAGTTAGAAATATGCATATACTGGGCATTTACAGGCTGATTTCAAGTCAAGGCTTTTGAATTTTAACACTTTTAAGCcaaaaaagcacaaatgtaaatatttctcCCCAGAATGTTATACCTGCTAGTGTGCAGAAGGCTTATTAATACTATTTCAACCTCAATGTTGGGAAACAGAAAGTACAGAAATTATAATTGAACAGCTaactaaatgaattaaatatataacaagtaAAAATAACACACTGCAAGAAAATATCTGAGTGTGGTGTGGGGTCACAGGGGGGGAACATGATCTTgatatttctaaaaatgtatttacaatacCCAACTACGCATTAAAAAACTACAGGAAACAACATGTATCAGTCAGATCTTCACGTTGTTGTAAGTACTTGCCCTTTAAACTGAGAAGGCGGGTCTACGAGGGGGGAGTTGTCCGGTGTGTACGTGTGGCTGCTCTGCCACTGCAGTCGCCTCCTCATCGGGACAGATTGTGGATCACACGGGGTCAAAAATGGTGAAAGTAACGACAGTGAAGACCAAGCCGTACACGGACCAGAAGCCCGGGACGAGCGGCCTGAGGAAGAGGGTGACGGTGTTTCAACAGAACCAGCACTATGCAGAAAACTTCATCCAGAGCACCATCTCTGTCATCGAGCCTGCCGAGCGCCAGGCTGCCACTGTGGTGGTGGGAGGAGATGGGAGGTTCTTCATGAAAGAAGCCATTCAGTTGATCGTTCAGATTTCTGCTGCCAACGGGGTCAGTAGGAGAAGGAAACATTGTTCACCTTTGCTGCCcccctatgtgtgtgtgtgtgtgtgtgtgtgtgtgtgtgtgtgtgtgtgtgtgtgtgcgtgtaacgttagctagctaaccaaACACCAACTGCCATACAGACTCCTGGATAGCATGTCAGCTAGCATATTAACGTCAACGTGACTTATTTGACTTATTTGCTAACGATATGTTATTTGTAACTAAAGTAACAGTTGTGCAAATGAGTCACTTCTAACATGTCATGTATTGTCAGCTTCAGGTACTCTAGTGTGGTGTGGTGCCCGTTAGCCCAAATTCAAGGTATTTCCACGGGTCCAAACGTATTCAATGcactttaataaatgtaagTTGTGCACTGTTCTACAATGAATAGAGCTGGCACTCAGCTGCCACCATTCCCTTGGCATGACACGGAACACTGCTGACAGTCCTACCTCTGCTTTGCATGCTTTTTATATTAGATGTTTGCCTTCATTTGACAAACTGCTCGACTCCTAAGATCCCGAGCAGTTAGTGGACCCTTCAcgttaaatgttaaaaagacaGATGTCATCAAGTCCCATCTGTGTCTGCCTGCACTGGCTCCGGTGCCAGTTTGACCGCGTTGACCTTTTGGAGAAAGTGCACGAAGGAAGCCACTTGAATATCAAACTATTATTACCATTGACATTTAACGCTAGATAACGTTACTGACAATACACGGTTACTTCTTTGCTTTTGCATAAGGGATTACAACATAACTTAGTCTTGCACGATTATACGAATGAATACAAACCTGTTTGATCTTGTTGCAAAATGAAGCATTGTAGCCTAACGTTGTGTTGTTTCATAATGAGCTGTGGAGAGATGCCACTGGCTGCCTTCACTCTGATGTTACTGCAACGGTTTTAGCCAAGAGGGGGGTGAGCCAGCGAGTCACGTTGCCCTGCATATGTCTGTAGCATAGATAGAAACACAGTGCATGCAATGCGTTTGcgttttatttgacatttcaagCCATTTACCGTCCTATGCCTTATTCCCAAGTATAGTAGGCCTACGTACAATTGCAGGCATAGGGGAGCCTCGTTATATTTGTACACGACATTGGGTTTGCTTTCGAGACTGAATCTGTGATCCTCTCTCTCATGTGATGGTGACTCTGTCTCTTGTGCAGCTGCTGCAAAGCAACAATTAGTAATTGCAATGTTCAGCAGTTATGCCAGGAGGTTGAAGTTGCACGAAGATGTCAATTTCTCCACAAGTGGTTGATGTTAGGAAATGAAGCAGTGGAGAAACTGTCATTGCAAAAGGTCCACAGACAGGAACACTTCTGTTCAAATGTTTACACGAAGCAAAccgttgcatgtttaaataggAATTCCTGGACTGAATAGATAGTCGTCTACAAGATATACTTATTACACTATAATGTAACCTGTTTTGGCATTTCTACTATGTGCCTTAACATTAAGTAGCGTATtaatctgtgtctctctgtattgaTGTTTGCTCCTGCAGATTGGCCATCTGGTGATTGGTCAGGATGGCATCATGTCCACCCCAGCAGTCTCCTGTGTGATCCGCAAGGTAAAGGCAGTGGGTGGCATCATCCTCACCGCCAGCCACAACCCTGGAGGCCCTAATGGAGACTTTGGCATTAAGTACAACATCTCCAGTGGAGGTGAGTGGAGACTGCATTGTGCAGTCTAGTAAGCTTCAGTTGTCACATGAGTTTACAGACCCAAGGGATCTCTGCCTCCTGTGTTTTTCACTGCACGTGATAAGGAAACATGTGCATGGAGTCAttctagaaaaaaaaaatgtttggccACATTATAATGTATATCTGTCGGTTCTTAATTTCTAACCAGCCTTTCACTTTGTCCCCAGGACCTGCTCCAGAGGGCATCACAAACAAAATATATGAGATCAGCAAAACCCTGCAGGAGTATCAGATCTGCCCAGAGCTGAAAGCTGATCTGTCCAAGATCGGTAAACAGACCTTTGAAGTGGACACGTTCAAGCCCTTCACAGGTAAGTAGTATATAGAGGCCTGATCTCACCTGAAAGAGATTGTGTTCATGACAGTTCATTCATTTCTTTGCTGTCAGAGTTGGACACGAATAGCGACCTGCAATGTGGTGGCAAACActgttttgtcttgttgtcaGACAGCTTCTTCAATGCTCTAaaacataggtcttcaacagggggtctgcgACCACCaaggggtccgcggaggtactgcagggggtcgcaaaattgtttgtaaattaaaaaataaaaaattgtatACAATTTTGCACACAACTCGGACAGCCTCTCCCCtctcgcacagaactctgacagcaaccccccctcgcacagaactccaacagcaccccccctcgtttgaataccgctgcagtagagggtccctgctccatgctacaccagtttgggggtccttggcctgaaagaCGTTGAACACTCCTGCTTTAAAACATAATCTGGTCATCTGAAATAATGAATGGGTGCAGTTGGTGACTTCAGTAATCCATCAGACATCCATATTGTGTAACCAATGTATGAAAGTTAGTTAGCGAGCCAAAAACCTTTATCTTGGCATCTACTGCTATCTTAATCTTATTTTGTGATCTGTGTGTTTCCAATGTATTTGTTTCAGTGGAGATCGTGGACTCTGTGGAGGCCTATGCTGAGATGCTCAGGGGCATCTTTGACTTTGCTGCACTGAAGGAGCTTCTCTCTGGAGCCAATCACATAAGCCTCCGCCTGGATGCTATGCACGGAGGTAGGAAACAGCCCAGAACAAGTTTAGACTTTTGTGACAGCAAAGACAGGAAACTGGGTACCTATATTGAAATAATTAAGATAGTCTAAGGAGATGCTTCCTTACTAATGGCAAACAAATCATCACAGTTAGAGgagttgtattatttattatatttatgtattggTCTCTTTtaaaaactctctctctccttctagtGGTTGGTCCTTATGTGAAGAAGATAATCTGTGAAGAGCTGGGGTCTCCTGCCCACTCAGCAGTCAACTGTGTGCCCAAGGAGGACTTCGGGGGCCACCACCCCGACCCCAACTTGACCTACGCTGCCGACCTGGTCAACGCCATGAAAGGAGGAGAATATGATTTTGGTGCAGCCTTTGATGGCGATGGTGTAagtcaactttctttttttttttatcgcaTTTTATTTGGGAAAAGGTGAGCGCAGAGTTGTGAAATTCTTGAACTGGATTAGAATCTATGATGTCCCAtaaagtgaattaaaaaaactcTGGTCTATtaagtttttaattaaaagtttttatttttaatagacCAAAAATAATAGGCCTGAATCCTGAAGTGAGTGActgaattaaatacattttgactttggCACAGCATTTAATGAGGACAGTGAATGTTTTCCTCCTCACATTATTCTCATGTTTCGTGAAAGGAACAGAcgacattttaatatataacaCGATTGCTAATGGAAGAATAAACGCTGAAATCATTAAGCCATACTTAGTCAATCATTTATCCTTCTGCTACCTTCAAAActcacaataataaaaataattactaaTAGTCACAGATCCTGTTTGCTGTTTATGACCTTTTTGTTGCACTTGTGTCTCTATCCTCAGGACCGTAACATGGTGCTTGGTAAACACGGCTTTTTTGTAAACCCTTCAGACTCCGTTGCTGTCATCGCTGCCAACATTATCAGCATCCCTTACTTCCAGAAGACTGGTGTCAAAGGACTGGCCCGCAGTATGCCCACTAGTGGAGCCCTGGAcaagtaaaaaacacacacaacataagaGCCAAGTTTTCATTCTTTGGTAAACTGAAAAGATGCTGCTGTTCCAGATCAGTTACAGATCAACGTTTTCTTATGTTGTTCATTGTGTGTTGTAGTGTGGCTAAAGCTCTCGAAATGCAGCTGTACGAGACTCCAACCGGCTGGAAGTTCTTTGGTAACCTGATGGATGCTGGAAAGCTTTCACTCTGCGGAGAGGAGAGCTTCGGCACAGGTGAGTGAATGTCAtcagattaattttttttaactcCAGGAACTGAAAGCCTCATcccctcttttctccctctgctAAACGACCAGGCTCAGATCACATCCGTGAGAAGGACGGCTTGTGGGCGGTGCTCGCATGGTTGTCAATCTTAGCCACCAGGAAACAGAGCGTGGAAGAGATCATGAAGGATCACTGGCAGAAGTTTGGCAGGAACTTCTTCACCAGGTCAGGAATGATTCCTGTCaaatggtttataaaatgtgaacTTGAGTCCCAAAAGACGAGTATTTCAGGTTGTCTTTTTCTAAATCATTGATGGTCCCGGGGGGACTCTGTTTGGTTGAAACAGTTGTAAGAACACCTACTGTGATGGCTGGTTGCTCAAATGGTACTCTGCTACCCTCTAGTGGTGAATAAGAGAAGTGCAGCACACAAAAGCCCAGAGACTGTCAATTTATATATCGCTATCTTTTTAAAGGTTTGAGGTTTTTCTTTGATTATTGTGACCATTTTGCGAATGATGAAAATCTCAAAAAAGTAATAACTTTTAGAGACCCGTAAACACATCACCCCCTATCCCTtcaaaacaaagtcaaagtgatttatcttgtgaccaaAAGCCACCAATTGTCTGATGCCAGTCAGCCAACAGATTATATTTTTGCATCAACCGAATCCACCTTCACATCCAGGTACGACTATGAGGAGGTCGACTCAGATGCCGCCAACAAGATGATCAAGGATCTGGAGACGGCAATGTTCGACCCGTCCTTCGTAGGAAAGAAGTTCTCATCGGGTGATAAGACTTATGAGGTGGCCGTCTCTGACAACTTTTCCTATACAGACCCTGTGGACGGAAGTGTGTCCAAAAACCAGGTGAGAGGCTGCGAGGCATGCAGTGTAGGAAATTAATAagtatttgatttaataaaagggaGCTGAAAACAGAAAGGTCGTCAGCTTTGCGGATTGcagttttctgggagtttgttccagatatatGGAATAAAAACTAAACGTTGCTTCTCCAGGTTTAGTTTCGACTCGGGGCACAAAGCCGATCCGTCCCAGGCGACATGAGACGGAagatcaaaaatgtattttggcccTAAACCATTCAGTGCTTCATAAACCGACATTAGTATTTTGAAATCGACTCTTTCACAGACAGGAAGCCGCGTTCTTGCACCTCATCCATTCTACCTCCACATGTTTTTTGCAGTTACTCTGCGTTTTCATTAATCATAAtatcttccctctctctctctctgcttctctctcactctctcaggGCCTCAGGATCATCTTCTCTGATGGTTCTAGGATCATTTTCCGTCTCAGCGGTACAGGCAGCGCGGGAGCAACCATCAGGCTCTACATAGACAGCTATGAGAAGGACCCCCAGAAGATTTATCAGGACCCACAGGTCAGGACAATAGGAATTCATTCCagtgagagtgagatgagaTAATGAAGTCATCAGCTGGGGGAAATAATCATTCCAGCaccagtttttcttttttatcttgaATATTGGTGTAAactaaaaatacagaataaaggaaagagagagaatgaggataTTAATATAGTTTGACATCCCAGCAAAGTTACAGCGGTCAAATGTTAATTCACATGGGCTCCAGAACTCTTCAGGCAGGCCAGAATGATCTGTAACCTGCAGAACAGCCAGGGTGCGTTGGGTGGAGCTCACAAAGAACGACTTCCAGAGCTTGAATTCAACGtgggagatgatgatgatggagatgTTTGGCCACGTCTTGAGTTATGGCAGCTTATCAGGGCTCGAATGAAGAGAGGGAAACATAGCACAAGGGAAAAGTACAGCGCGTTAGTTCCATCTAGACACTTCATTAAGTCGTTTGGACTGGTGAGGACAGGGAGGGGATGTAGAACAAGAAAGCCAGACAAGACCCAAGAAAGAGTGACTGAAAGTTCTGCTCGAGCCCTTTATCCTCGTCAGTGCTTACAcaccacaaacagacagataaagcAGAAACATATTGCTTCAGAACCTTAAGTTGACAGATAAACGGCCAGTGGGTTAATGGTTGAGTTGGCTGACTTTGGGTAGGTTTGATTTACACACCAGGAGCGTTAACTTAAGATATAAGCAGGTTTCGGCTCTTTCCATTGAAGTGGTAAACCTTCTTAAAGTTTAGAATAACTATcagaaaattattttattctggCAGATCTCATATTTCTTGGTCAAATGCAGTAACTTCCATCCATCTGGAAATGACTGGGCTCGcccagagaaaatgttttacactTGGCTTCTTGTACTAATAAAGCGAAcaagataaaacatgtttagTAGTGATTGTGAGATGTGTTGATGGGTGCATTTTGTTAGAAAGAATAGCCCCAATTTCTAGTCTtcgtgctaagctaggctacatggctgctggctctagcttcatatttagcgtacagacatgagagtggtatcaatcttctcatctaactaaCATAAAGTGAAATAGCATAGTAATAAGGGCCCTTACTTAAACATTTTGACACCTGCAGGCAATACAAGCCTATAACATGCATGTAGTGGAGGGTTTGTGAGAACAGCATGACCTGCACAGGAAGTCATATCTTCtgcgtgtttgtgtctgtttttgcaGGTGATGCTGGCTCCTCTGGTAGACATCGCCCTGAAGGTCTCTCAGCTCCAAGAGAAGACTGGACGCACTGGCCCCACTGTGATCACATGATTCCTCTACCACACTGCCTCCACTCACCCTCAGCAACAGGATACCTCCGCTCTCTCGGGGTGAAGCTGCCCTTGAATGCTGTCTTGGCTTCAGTTCCTGGCCCTCCTTAGAAACAGAGCTGGacgaaaaaaaaaagggaaactcaacaTGCAGGTCGAAATACAAGAAAATACACGAGGAGCTCCTGATTTATCTTAAACTGAAAGTGATCCACTGCATGAGTGTTGATATGATGTTTTCATGAAATACGGTTGAGGTGTCAGAAAATGACATTGACATTTGTGACAAACATGTGATTTtaaggaaaacaacatttaaagattCAAAGGTGGACTGGAAAATGTGAATGAAGTGAGCCTCGTGTAATTTATGGAGCCATGTTTAATCTTGTTAGTGCCCAGATCTGTTCCTAAACCATATCATTAGATGCATAAACTGTCAAACTGACCAACAATCAGCAATTTAGGGCAACCTCACCCAATGTTTCCCTCACTGACCTGGtgccttcccctctctctgttctccaaAACCATCACAACAGCCTCTCAGCCTGAATCATGACCCACAGCTGAAACCATGAGAACTAACGCTTCcaccattaataaaataacctCACATAAAAGAAGGACTGTGGTCATGTTTTAAatcagtttttcattttttttttcatttctggttgcacaaatgttttatttaatttatactcTGTCTGTCATAGGCACACACAAGTATTGATAGATACTGTACCTGTTCATTCAAGAAAACAGCTGGTGTTTGACTAAGTGTTCGGCCAGCTGTAATTGCCTTAGCAGACCTGGGTTTAGGAAAGTGAGGTGATATTAATGATACTTTTCAGCCAGGAAATTATTCTAGATAAACGCAAAGATCCTGTCCGGCAATGGGGGAGTCAAGTCGTAGGACAAACCTCCAGGAGTGTAAAGTGCTTCGACAAAGTCAATGCCTCTCCAAAGACATTCCTGAGGCAAGCAGAGAAGCATTACCTGATGgattctctccctccctcgcaAGTCTTCTTGTGTAATGAGATGGTCACTGTAATCCTGATTAACGATTAGAGTTAGAAAGTGTCAGGAGGTCAGGGGTCCCACAGGCTGTATCTAAAGACAACAGTCCAGAGCGGAAActgattattatttgatttttaatATGCTTTGAAAATTGAGTTTTTTTCACAAGGAAAATGAGTGAATCATGTTTGAGTATCTGCAGGTGTCAACTTTTTCCTCACACAAGTCTCATATCTCGACGTAAATTGGCTACAATTTAGTTAATAGGAGTGAGGGTGGAAAATCAGGTGCGCCCACGCACAGCTCTGTGCGAGCGCTTTGGTGTTTCTCTCTGAACTAGAAAGGGAAAATTGGCCTCAATCACAGATGGCACATTTTCCGCCAATT
Protein-coding regions in this window:
- the pgm1 gene encoding phosphoglucomutase-1 isoform X2, with product MLRGIFDFAALKELLSGANHISLRLDAMHGVVGPYVKKIICEELGSPAHSAVNCVPKEDFGGHHPDPNLTYAADLVNAMKGGEYDFGAAFDGDGDRNMVLGKHGFFVNPSDSVAVIAANIISIPYFQKTGVKGLARSMPTSGALDNVAKALEMQLYETPTGWKFFGNLMDAGKLSLCGEESFGTGSDHIREKDGLWAVLAWLSILATRKQSVEEIMKDHWQKFGRNFFTRYDYEEVDSDAANKMIKDLETAMFDPSFVGKKFSSGDKTYEVAVSDNFSYTDPVDGSVSKNQGLRIIFSDGSRIIFRLSGTGSAGATIRLYIDSYEKDPQKIYQDPQVMLAPLVDIALKVSQLQEKTGRTGPTVIT
- the pgm1 gene encoding phosphoglucomutase-1 isoform X1, producing the protein MVKVTTVKTKPYTDQKPGTSGLRKRVTVFQQNQHYAENFIQSTISVIEPAERQAATVVVGGDGRFFMKEAIQLIVQISAANGIGHLVIGQDGIMSTPAVSCVIRKVKAVGGIILTASHNPGGPNGDFGIKYNISSGGPAPEGITNKIYEISKTLQEYQICPELKADLSKIGKQTFEVDTFKPFTVEIVDSVEAYAEMLRGIFDFAALKELLSGANHISLRLDAMHGVVGPYVKKIICEELGSPAHSAVNCVPKEDFGGHHPDPNLTYAADLVNAMKGGEYDFGAAFDGDGDRNMVLGKHGFFVNPSDSVAVIAANIISIPYFQKTGVKGLARSMPTSGALDNVAKALEMQLYETPTGWKFFGNLMDAGKLSLCGEESFGTGSDHIREKDGLWAVLAWLSILATRKQSVEEIMKDHWQKFGRNFFTRYDYEEVDSDAANKMIKDLETAMFDPSFVGKKFSSGDKTYEVAVSDNFSYTDPVDGSVSKNQGLRIIFSDGSRIIFRLSGTGSAGATIRLYIDSYEKDPQKIYQDPQVMLAPLVDIALKVSQLQEKTGRTGPTVIT